From the Saccharobesus litoralis genome, one window contains:
- a CDS encoding SDR family oxidoreductase, translating into MTKHILINGASSGIGRQLAMKLSDLGYQLSLTGRSENKLATTLTQVDSENVVTSQAFCVTDETAVKTFCDSASEVLPIDILINCVGLNNSREAGHLVPIETLNWQMQVNCYAPIRFMQACIPAMQNAKQGTVINVLSTTCLYSNTNIAAYTASKAAIDAYTKVMRKELREDGIKMLSIYPGGVDTDFRDVDRPQYLTAEDVADAIIYMLQTNDKTHVHELVLRPQTETNFA; encoded by the coding sequence ATGACAAAACATATTTTAATAAACGGCGCGTCTTCTGGTATTGGTCGCCAATTAGCGATGAAGTTGAGTGATTTAGGCTATCAACTCAGCTTAACGGGTAGGAGCGAAAACAAACTGGCAACGACATTAACTCAGGTGGATAGTGAAAATGTCGTCACTAGCCAAGCGTTTTGTGTAACCGACGAAACTGCAGTTAAAACGTTTTGTGATTCAGCCAGCGAAGTTTTACCTATTGATATTTTAATTAATTGTGTAGGTCTAAATAATAGTCGTGAGGCAGGGCATTTGGTGCCTATAGAAACGCTTAATTGGCAAATGCAAGTTAACTGTTACGCGCCTATTCGTTTTATGCAGGCATGTATTCCGGCTATGCAAAATGCCAAACAAGGGACAGTGATTAATGTGCTGTCGACGACCTGTTTGTACTCCAATACTAATATTGCAGCCTATACCGCATCTAAAGCCGCGATAGATGCCTACACAAAGGTGATGCGCAAAGAATTACGCGAAGATGGTATCAAAATGCTGTCGATTTACCCAGGTGGAGTCGATACTGATTTTCGTGATGTGGATCGGCCACAGTACTTAACCGCTGAAGACGTAGCCGATGCCATTATATATATGCTGCAAACCAATGATAAAACTCATGTACATGAGTTAGTGCTACGACCGCAAACGGAAACTAACTTTGCTTAA